Genomic DNA from Candidatus Baltobacteraceae bacterium:
GCTGCGCATCTCGATCGGCGGCTGGTTCGAACTCTACGATCTCTTCATGACCGGCTACATCGCACTCGGCATGATCGGGGAGGGGTACTTCCGGGGGACGACGGCGCGCCTCTTCGACCTGGCCGGGTTCGCGAGCTTCGTCGCCGCCGGGTTCGCCGGGATGTTTCTCGGGACGCTCATCTTTAGCTGGATCTCCGACCGGTACGGCCGCCGCGCGACCTTCACGATCTCGCTGCTGTTCTACTCGATCGCGAACGCGATCATGGCGTTCGCGCACGGGGCCGCCGCGATCGACTTCTGGCGCTTCGTTGCCGGGCTCGGAATCGGCGTGCAGCTCGTTACGATCGATACGTATATCTCCGAGCTTACGCCCAAAAACTGGCGCGGCCGAGCGATCGCGCTCTCGCAGTTCGTCGGCTATCTCGCGATTCCGATCGTGGCGCTGCTCGCCTATCGCCTCGCGCCGCCGCACGTGTGGGCGGGGCTGACCGGCTGGCGTTACGTGGTGCTGATCGGCTCGCTCGGCGTCCTTGCAATCTGGCCGCTACGCGCGGGGTTGCCCGAATCTCCGCGCTGGCTCGAGATTCGCGGTCGCACGCGCGAAGCCGACGACGCGATGCGCGCGATCGAAAACGCGGTGAGCGCGCAGACGCGCGAGCCGTTGCCGCAACCGCAGCCGCACTCGGAACCGCCGCGCACGTACGCGTGGCGCGATATGTGGCGTCCGCCGTATCGCACGCGCACGATCGTGCTCGTCGTATTCAATCTCGCTCAGACGATCATGTTTTACGGGTTCGCATCCTGGGTGCCGATTCTGCTCGGGCACGAGGGCGTGACGGTTTTGAAGTCGCTGCAATACACGTTTTTCATCGCGCTGGTCAATCCGATCGGTCCGCTGCTCGCGATGTGGCTGGCCGATCGTTTGCAGCGCAAGTGGCAGATCGTCGGGCTCGCGCTCGCAACGGCCGGATTCGGACTGCTCTTCGCGTTGGCGCGCGCCCCGCTCTGGATCGTCGTCTTCGGCAGCTTCGTGACGCTGGGTAACGCGTGGTTTTCATGCGCGTTTCACGCCTATCAGGCCGAACTCTATCCTACCGGCATCCGCGCTCGAGCCGTCGGATTCGTGTATTCGTGGAGCCGCTTTAGCTCGATCTTCGTCGGCTTTGCGGTGGCGGCGATTCTGGCGCGCTACGGGACGCTTGGGGTTTTCGTTTTTATCGCCGCCGCGGCGCTGGTCGTCGCCGTGGCCATCGGCGGCTTCGGCATGGCGACCAATCGCCGCAGCCTGGAAGAGCTCTCACCCGGCTAAGCATCGTTGACACTGTAGACAAGAGTGTATACGCTTGAGTGTGTAAGATGGATGGCACACTCGTCGACGATCCAAAACAAACCGCGCCGGCCGTTATCGCGGAGCGAATCCGCGAGGCTATCGTGCGCGGTCACCTGACGCCCGGGCAGCCGCTGCGGCAGGCCGAGATCGCCGCGCGATTCGGCGTGAGCCGCATCCCGGTGCGCGAGGCGCTCAGCCAGCTCGAGGGCGAAGGCTGGGTGAGCTCGGCGCCCCATCGCGGCGTGGTCGTCACCGATCT
This window encodes:
- a CDS encoding MFS transporter — protein: METIAARLDRLPPSRYVRAMVLRISIGGWFELYDLFMTGYIALGMIGEGYFRGTTARLFDLAGFASFVAAGFAGMFLGTLIFSWISDRYGRRATFTISLLFYSIANAIMAFAHGAAAIDFWRFVAGLGIGVQLVTIDTYISELTPKNWRGRAIALSQFVGYLAIPIVALLAYRLAPPHVWAGLTGWRYVVLIGSLGVLAIWPLRAGLPESPRWLEIRGRTREADDAMRAIENAVSAQTREPLPQPQPHSEPPRTYAWRDMWRPPYRTRTIVLVVFNLAQTIMFYGFASWVPILLGHEGVTVLKSLQYTFFIALVNPIGPLLAMWLADRLQRKWQIVGLALATAGFGLLFALARAPLWIVVFGSFVTLGNAWFSCAFHAYQAELYPTGIRARAVGFVYSWSRFSSIFVGFAVAAILARYGTLGVFVFIAAAALVVAVAIGGFGMATNRRSLEELSPG